In a genomic window of Myotis daubentonii chromosome 18, mMyoDau2.1, whole genome shotgun sequence:
- the MCL1 gene encoding induced myeloid leukemia cell differentiation protein Mcl-1 isoform X2 — MFGFKRNAVIGLNLYCGGAKLGTGGGGGGDDASPSGKGLLTAGKEAPARREAGGGEAGPGMGGGAGASPPATLAPEARRVARPSPIGAEGPDVTATPARRLFAPVGRAALPAEMEAAAADAIMSPEEELDGYEPEPLGKRPAVLPLVQLVGEASGGPGAGGSLPSTPPPAEEEEEDELFRQSLEIISRYLREQATGAKDAKPLGGPAASSRKALETLRRVGDGVQRNHEMAFQGWVCGILPCRGPGRRHQKCAAGFCRCCWSRSWFGISNKIAF, encoded by the exons ATGTTTGGCTTCAAGAGAAACGCGGTCATCGGGCTCAACCTCTACTGCGGGGGGGCCAAGCTGGggaccggcggcggcggcggcggcgacgacGCCTCGCCTTCGGGAAAAGGGCTTCTGACTGCGGGGAAGGAGGCCCCGGCCCGGCGAgaggccgggggcggggaggcgggcccGGGGATGGGCGGGGGCGCCGGCGCGAGCCCCCCGGCCACTCTGGCGCCGGAGGCCCGGCGGGTCGCGCGGCCCTCGCCCATTGGCGCCGAGGGGCCCGACGTCACCGCGACCCCCGCGCGGCGGCTGTTCGCGCCCGTCGGCCGCGCGGCGCTGCCTGCGGAGATGGAAGCCGCGGCCGCCGACGCCATCATGTCTCCGGAAGAGGAGCTGGACGGGTACGAGCCGGAGCCTCTCGGGAAGCGGCCGGCCGTCCTGCCCTTGGTGCAGCTGGTCGGGGAGGCCAGCGGCGGCCCCGGCGCGGGGGGCTCGCTGCCCTCCACGCCGCCCCccgcggaggaggaggaggaggacgagctGTTCCGGCAGTCGCTGGAGATCATCTCTCGGTACCTGAGGGAGCAGGCGACGGGCGCCAAGGACGCCAAGCCCCTGGGCGGGCCTGCGGCCTCCAGCCGGAAGGCGCTGGAGACCCTGCGGCGGGTCGGGGACGGCGTGCAGCGGAACCACGAGATGGCCTTCCAAG gATGGGTTTGTGGAATTCTTCCATGTAGAGGACCTGGAAGGCGGCATCAGAAATGTGCTGCTGGCTTTTGCAGGTGTTGCTGGAGTAGGAGCTGGTTTGGCATATCTAATAAGATAGCCTTTTAA
- the MCL1 gene encoding induced myeloid leukemia cell differentiation protein Mcl-1 isoform X1: protein MFGFKRNAVIGLNLYCGGAKLGTGGGGGGDDASPSGKGLLTAGKEAPARREAGGGEAGPGMGGGAGASPPATLAPEARRVARPSPIGAEGPDVTATPARRLFAPVGRAALPAEMEAAAADAIMSPEEELDGYEPEPLGKRPAVLPLVQLVGEASGGPGAGGSLPSTPPPAEEEEEDELFRQSLEIISRYLREQATGAKDAKPLGGPAASSRKALETLRRVGDGVQRNHEMAFQGMLRKLDIKSEDDVKSLSRVMAHVFSDGVTNWGRIVTLISFGAFVAKHLKSINQESCIDPLAESITDVLVRTKRDWLVKQRGWDGFVEFFHVEDLEGGIRNVLLAFAGVAGVGAGLAYLIR from the exons ATGTTTGGCTTCAAGAGAAACGCGGTCATCGGGCTCAACCTCTACTGCGGGGGGGCCAAGCTGGggaccggcggcggcggcggcggcgacgacGCCTCGCCTTCGGGAAAAGGGCTTCTGACTGCGGGGAAGGAGGCCCCGGCCCGGCGAgaggccgggggcggggaggcgggcccGGGGATGGGCGGGGGCGCCGGCGCGAGCCCCCCGGCCACTCTGGCGCCGGAGGCCCGGCGGGTCGCGCGGCCCTCGCCCATTGGCGCCGAGGGGCCCGACGTCACCGCGACCCCCGCGCGGCGGCTGTTCGCGCCCGTCGGCCGCGCGGCGCTGCCTGCGGAGATGGAAGCCGCGGCCGCCGACGCCATCATGTCTCCGGAAGAGGAGCTGGACGGGTACGAGCCGGAGCCTCTCGGGAAGCGGCCGGCCGTCCTGCCCTTGGTGCAGCTGGTCGGGGAGGCCAGCGGCGGCCCCGGCGCGGGGGGCTCGCTGCCCTCCACGCCGCCCCccgcggaggaggaggaggaggacgagctGTTCCGGCAGTCGCTGGAGATCATCTCTCGGTACCTGAGGGAGCAGGCGACGGGCGCCAAGGACGCCAAGCCCCTGGGCGGGCCTGCGGCCTCCAGCCGGAAGGCGCTGGAGACCCTGCGGCGGGTCGGGGACGGCGTGCAGCGGAACCACGAGATGGCCTTCCAAG GTATGCTCCGCAAGCTGGACATCAAGAGCGAGGACGACGTCAAGTCTTTGTCTCGCGTGATGGCTCACGTGTTTAGTGACGGAGTAACAAACTGGGGCAGGATTGTGACTCTTATTTCTTTTGGTGCCTTTGTGGCCAAACACTTGAAGAGTATAAACCAAGAAAGCTGCATTGACCCGTTAGCAGAAAGCATCACAGATGTTCTCGTAAGGACGAAGCGAGACTGGCTAGTGAAACAAAGAGGCTGG gATGGGTTTGTGGAATTCTTCCATGTAGAGGACCTGGAAGGCGGCATCAGAAATGTGCTGCTGGCTTTTGCAGGTGTTGCTGGAGTAGGAGCTGGTTTGGCATATCTAATAAGATAG